From a single Micromonospora pallida genomic region:
- a CDS encoding GntR family transcriptional regulator, which produces MVTSHRPTRAPTLGDQLAEVIRNQIVRRTVQPGTHLIEDALASQYDVSRGPVRDALRQLESQGLVESRRRGYFVAGLSQRDIEDLYELREAIEVVAVTRAIDLATPQQLQAARDIVGEMAAAADRSSAAEFAKADLRFHALLYQMGGNRRIANVWKDYEPVFASLMQLTVEETDLHPSANDHGLLLDLIVAGDPGPLASGMREHVRGARKRMSHAMLEAGLIHSGRAERTSS; this is translated from the coding sequence AGGTCATCCGGAACCAGATCGTCCGGCGGACGGTGCAACCCGGAACGCATCTCATCGAGGACGCCCTGGCCTCGCAGTACGACGTCAGCCGGGGCCCGGTCCGGGACGCGCTGCGCCAACTCGAGTCCCAGGGGTTGGTCGAGTCCCGGCGGCGGGGCTACTTCGTCGCCGGGCTGAGTCAGCGCGACATCGAGGACCTGTACGAGCTGCGCGAGGCGATCGAGGTCGTGGCGGTGACCCGCGCCATCGACCTGGCGACGCCGCAGCAGCTGCAGGCCGCCCGCGACATCGTCGGCGAGATGGCCGCCGCGGCCGACCGCTCCTCCGCCGCCGAATTCGCCAAGGCCGACCTGCGCTTCCACGCCCTGCTCTACCAGATGGGCGGCAACCGACGCATCGCCAACGTATGGAAGGACTACGAACCGGTGTTCGCCAGTCTGATGCAGCTCACCGTCGAGGAAACCGACCTGCACCCGTCCGCCAACGATCATGGGCTCCTGCTCGACCTCATCGTCGCGGGCGATCCGGGCCCCTTGGCGTCCGGGATGCGCGAGCACGTGCGCGGCGCGCGCAAACGGATGTCACACGCCATGCTCGAGGCCGGGCTGATCCACAGCGGCCGGGCCGAGCGGACATCCTCATGA